In one window of Phyllopteryx taeniolatus isolate TA_2022b chromosome 23, UOR_Ptae_1.2, whole genome shotgun sequence DNA:
- the ecsit gene encoding evolutionarily conserved signaling intermediate in Toll pathway, mitochondrial isoform X1 — MKCTRCLLQLLGQSAHTAARLARPTLPRNPQHEQAVRRFRGNKGGPVPAEFVGEDPGKRSVVPGDPFATERKTKASFAEALEVFAKADVRRRGHVEFIYAALKKMPEFGVERDLAVYNQLLDVFPKEVFVPRNFIQRMFNHYPRQQECAVQLLEQMENYGVMPNVETKVLLVRIFGEKGHPVRKYQRIMYWFPKFKHANPFPIPHQLPEDPVDLARFSLKRIANHLDAKVSVYQMPRTDVTDSGDQIGLPHIVGIQSPDQMELLGKHDPGRPVFVEGPFPLWLRKTCVHYYVLRAEPVPPGEKVEEPYDPERCFNYPLQLQLDLDRDLGDIETFDVEDLDEGPVFAMCMTSQGDRATLNRWISGLQESNPVLGHIPTLFRLQAGASELRAETRRDESPAEEPEEEEEARRRRN; from the exons ATGAAGTGCACACGATGCCTGCTCCAGCTGCTGGGCCAGTCCGCCCACACCGCAGCCCGGCTCGCTCGCCCCACTTTGCCACGCAATCCACAGCACGAGCAG GCGGTGAGGCGTTTCCGCGGTAACAAAGGCGGCCCCGTGCCCGCGGAGTTCGTCGGCGAGGACCCCGGCAAGAGGTCCGTGGTCCCGGGCGACCCGTTCGCCACGGAGCGCAAAACCAAAGCCTCCTTCGCCGAAGCGCTGGAGGTGTTCGCCAAGGCCGACGTGAGGCGACGGGGCCACGTGGAGTTCATCTACGCCGCACTCAAGAAGATGCCCGAGTTCGGCGTGGAGCGCGATCTGGCGGTCTACAACCAGCTGCTGGACGTCTTTCCCAAGGAGGTGTTCGTGCCCAGGAACTTCATTCAGCGCATGTTCAACCACTACCCCCGGCAGCAGGAGTGCGCAGTGCAGCTACTGGAACAAATGGAGAACTATG GTGTCATGCCCAACGTGGAAACGAAGGTCCTGCTGGTGCGGATTTTTGGTGAGAAGGGCCACCCAGTGAGGAAGTACCAGCGCATCATGTACTGGTTCCCGAAATTCAAACACGCCAACCCCTTCCCCATCCCGCATCAGTTGCCCGAAGACCCGGTGGACCTGGCCCGCTTCAGCCTGAAGCGGATCGCGAACCACCTGGACGCCAAAGTCAGCGTTTATCAG ATGCCGCGCACAGACGTCACAGATAGCGGAGACCAGATCGGGCTGCCCCACATCGTAGGCATCCAGAGCCCCGACCAGATGGAGCTCCTCGGCAAGCACGACCCCGGCAGGCCCGTGTTCGTGGAGGGACCCTTTCCGCTGTGGCTGAGAAAGACGTGCGTGCACTACTACGTCCTCCGGGCTGAACCCGTGCCACCCGGCGAGAAG gtggAGGAGCCTTATGATCCAGAGCGGTGTTTTAACTACCCTCTGCAACTACAACTAGACTTGGATCGGGACCTTGGGGACATTGAGACCTTCGATGTAGAAGACT TGGATGAAGGTCCGGTGTTTGCCATGTGCATGACCAGCCAGGGGGACCGGGCCACCCTCAACCGGTGGATCTCGGGTCTGCAGGAGAGCAACCCCGTCCTGGGTCACATCCCCACCCTGTTCCGCCTGCAAGCCGGCGCCAGCGAGCTCCGGGCGGAGACCCGGAGAGATGAGTCGCCGGCTGAGGAacccgaggaagaggaggaggccagGAGGAGACGGAACTGA
- the ecsit gene encoding evolutionarily conserved signaling intermediate in Toll pathway, mitochondrial isoform X2, whose product MKCTRCLLQLLGQSAHTAARLARPTLPRNPQHEQAVRRFRGNKGGPVPAEFVGEDPGKRSVVPGDPFATERKTKASFAEALEVFAKADVRRRGHVEFIYAALKKMPEFGVERDLAVYNQLLDVFPKEVFVPRNFIQRMFNHYPRQQECAVQLLEQMENYGVMPNVETKVLLVRIFGEKGHPVRKYQRIMYWFPKFKHANPFPIPHQLPEDPVDLARFSLKRIANHLDAKVSVYQMPRTDVTDSGDQIGLPHIVGIQSPDQMELLGKHDPGRPVFVEGPFPLWLRKTCVHYYVLRAEPVPPGEKVGEPRPAHEQRWRSLMIQSGVLTTLCNYN is encoded by the exons ATGAAGTGCACACGATGCCTGCTCCAGCTGCTGGGCCAGTCCGCCCACACCGCAGCCCGGCTCGCTCGCCCCACTTTGCCACGCAATCCACAGCACGAGCAG GCGGTGAGGCGTTTCCGCGGTAACAAAGGCGGCCCCGTGCCCGCGGAGTTCGTCGGCGAGGACCCCGGCAAGAGGTCCGTGGTCCCGGGCGACCCGTTCGCCACGGAGCGCAAAACCAAAGCCTCCTTCGCCGAAGCGCTGGAGGTGTTCGCCAAGGCCGACGTGAGGCGACGGGGCCACGTGGAGTTCATCTACGCCGCACTCAAGAAGATGCCCGAGTTCGGCGTGGAGCGCGATCTGGCGGTCTACAACCAGCTGCTGGACGTCTTTCCCAAGGAGGTGTTCGTGCCCAGGAACTTCATTCAGCGCATGTTCAACCACTACCCCCGGCAGCAGGAGTGCGCAGTGCAGCTACTGGAACAAATGGAGAACTATG GTGTCATGCCCAACGTGGAAACGAAGGTCCTGCTGGTGCGGATTTTTGGTGAGAAGGGCCACCCAGTGAGGAAGTACCAGCGCATCATGTACTGGTTCCCGAAATTCAAACACGCCAACCCCTTCCCCATCCCGCATCAGTTGCCCGAAGACCCGGTGGACCTGGCCCGCTTCAGCCTGAAGCGGATCGCGAACCACCTGGACGCCAAAGTCAGCGTTTATCAG ATGCCGCGCACAGACGTCACAGATAGCGGAGACCAGATCGGGCTGCCCCACATCGTAGGCATCCAGAGCCCCGACCAGATGGAGCTCCTCGGCAAGCACGACCCCGGCAGGCCCGTGTTCGTGGAGGGACCCTTTCCGCTGTGGCTGAGAAAGACGTGCGTGCACTACTACGTCCTCCGGGCTGAACCCGTGCCACCCGGCGAGAAGGTGGGCGAGCCGAGGCCTGCTCATGAGCAGAG gtggAGGAGCCTTATGATCCAGAGCGGTGTTTTAACTACCCTCTGCAACTACAACTAG
- the si:dkey-28a3.2 gene encoding uncharacterized protein si:dkey-28a3.2 isoform X1, which yields MPTVKSEGGSAFQLDDATPASSASSALLAKTTRTVGTMTNGGRTRVFTRIKAERSSATGNALAPESEEEQVARRREQWRLKKRAQRAKVAARLAKTREKVTPVITASAQFLLRDANRRGGQTPRQTSHKSAQMARESTRRTPNFVPPSDVSRCRTPRQRLLEAQRHLKVKSLSTPLAFNIRSVPPMDTRDTPEQIIAKQREYWRVKKREQRAKMSMEAKARLKEKDSLMRRVRRYQHILEEMRRARASGGGPETLGGGFIEEDGTVSAGAPRMRSLNGSTGKDGLGVSGSKVPIRAPTRSTKTEPVQPFSHLTLTRPQGPRKSTFPEVATWAGRAGCVMKMLVSDKALTKEDRVAKKREYWRVMKRQQRAARAAQLRQGFAESRLAAPARRSKDLRPAAAYRAPLLNRSEPTNAIKREPDLNPAPEQPICPDLKPLAPKPEPDPAPAADCQTTTLLAVASMKKLLEESLSTVSDAKCQEPDVGTKVKEEPDGTEVAHVARARESDAAPRRRPGAASSLQKKREYWKLMKRQQRARLKERRGEGGGGGDAGGGGRLHLRGNQTPTLAVRSINVAKTPLKLLPKPSLSSGSSIRPVRAPSGINECVDLDPDLPTLKPPDNPLSSINLHPIEPPARPVRSAPLKRFWASPAPLNATGPPKRRPGESEEDFLKRKREYWRIKKKEQRARKAVGEKAIAPRRGSCMPPVQNRHVQDLCQRAMCDPLSEASEHLISNSADSGAYSHYAAPLQDELLLAEDGRPRGDEGPVSEATWRHSYLMDYDPLNQLLVCMACGELQHSHSLEGAVAHIDEAHPHTRALEPAERRRILEAWDEQVSRRERFFTRQLQQRGATLAETYRN from the exons ATGCCGACGGTCAAAAGCGAAGGTGGCTCGGCGTTCCAGTTGGATGACGCCACCCCGGCCAGTTCCGCTTCTTCAGCGCTCCTTGCTAAAACCACCCGGACTGTCGGGACGATGACCAACGGCGGCCGGACGCGAGTCTTCACGCGGATCAAGGCCGAGCGCTCGTCGGCAACCGGGAACGCCCTCGCGCCCGAGTCCGAGGAAGAGCAAGTGGCCCGTCGCCGGGAGCAATGGAGGCTCAAAAAGCGAGCGCAGCGGGCCAAGGTGGCGGCGAGGCTCGCCAAAACCAGAGAGAAAGTCACACCGGTGATAACCGCGTCTGCCCAATTTCTCCTTCGTGACGCCAACCGGCGAGGTGGCCAAACACCAAGGCAGACTTCGCACAAATCCGCACAAATGGCGAGAGAATCGACAAGACGGACTCCGAATTTTGTTCCTCCGTCCGACGTCTCTCGATGCAGAACGCCTCGGCAGAGACTTTTGGAAGCTCAAAGACATCTAAAAGTCAAATCCCTGTCCACGCCCTTGGCGTTTAATATCAGAAGCGTTCCCCCGATGGACACCAGGGACACTCCGGAGCAGATCATAGCCAAACAGAGGGAGTACTGGCGGGTTAAAAAGCGGGAGCAGCGGGCCAAGATGTCGATGGAGGCGAAGGCCCGGCTCAAGGAGAAGGACTCCCTGATGCGCCGAGTCCGACGCTACCAGCACATCCTGGAGGAGATGAGGAGGGCCAGGGCGTCGGGGGGCGGCCCGGAGACCCTCGGGGGCGGCTTCATCGAAGAGGACGGGACGGTGTCTGCCGGCGCTCCCCGGATGCGTTCCTTGAATGGCAGCACGGGGAAAGATGGGCTCGGGGTTTCTGGTAGCAAAGTCCCCATACGAGCGCCCACCCGAAGCACAAAGACCGAACCCGTCCAACCTTTTAGTCACCTCACCCTCACTCGTCCTCAGGGCCCACGCAAGTCCACTTTTCCCGAAGTAGCCACCTGGGCCGGCCGGGCCGGCTGCGTCATGAAAATGCTCGTTTCGGATAAAGCGTTGACCAAGGAAGACCGCGTGGCCAAGAAGCGCGAGTACTGGAGAGTGATGAAGCGGCAACAGCGGGCAGCGCGTGCGGCCCAGCTGAGGCAAGGGTTCGCCGAGTCCAGACTCGCCGCGCCGGCCAGAAGGAGCAAAGACTTGAGACCGGCTGCGGCGTACCGAGCGCCTCTCCTGAACCGGAGCGAGCCGACTAACGCCATCAAACGGGAGCCTGACCTAAACCCCGCCCCTGAGCAGCCCATCTGTCCAGACCTCAAACCTCTGGCGCCCAAGCCCGAACCCGACCCGGCTCCGGCCGCGGATTGCCAGACGACCACTCTGCTGGCCGTGGCCTCCATGAAGAAGCTCCTTGAGGAGTCTCTGAGCACGGTGAGCGACGCCAAATGCCAAGAGCCCGACGTCGGAACGAAGGTAAAAGAGGAGCCCGACGGAACGGAGGTGGCCCACGTCGCCCGTGCTCGAGAATCCGACGCGGCCCCGCGGCGACGCCCCGGCGCAGCGAGCAGCCTGCAAAAGAAGCGGGAGTACTGGAAGCTGATGAAGAGGCAGCAGAGGGCCCGGCTGAAGGAGAGGCGCGGcgagggcggcggcggcggcgatgCTGGTGGCGGTGGGCGTCTTCATCTGAGGGGCAACCAG ACTCCGACTCTCGCCGTGCGCTCGATAAATGTTGCGAAGACGCCACTGAAGCTCCTTCCTAAGCCTTCCTTGTCTTCGGGGAGCAGCATTCGCCCCGTCCGCGCGCCTTCGGGTATTAATGAATGCGTGGACTTGGACCCGGACCTCCCTACTCTGAAACCCCCTGACAACCCGCTTTCCAGCATAAACCTGCACCCCATCGAACCCCCCGCTCGACCTGTGCGCTCCGCTCCCTTGAAACGGTTCTGGGCGTCCCCGGCGCCGCTCAACGCCACGGGGCCTCCCAAGCGCCGCCCCGGGGAGTCTGAGGAGGACtttctgaaaaggaagcgcGAGTACTGGAGGATCAAAAAGAAGGAGCAGAGAGCCAGGAAGGCTGTGGGCGAGAAGGCGATCGCCCCGAGGAGAGGGTCCTGCATGCCGCCCGTTCAGAACCGGCACGTTCAG GATCTTTGTCAGCGGGCGATGTGCGACCCTTTGAGTGAGGCGTCAGAACATCTCATCAG CAATTCAGCGGACAGCGGGGCCTACTCTCACTACGCAGCACCACTACAAG ATGAGCTTCTGTTAGCCGAGGACGGGCGCCCCCGCGGCGACGAAGGCCCCGTGTCCGAGGCCACGTGGAGGCACTCGTACCTCATGGACTACGACCCCCTCAACCAGCTGCTGGTGTGCATGGCGTGCGGCGAGCTGCAGCACTCGCACAGCCTGGAGGGCGCGGTGGCGCACATCGACGAGGCCCACCCGCACACCCGCGCCCTGGAGCCTGCCGAGCGACGCCGCATCCTGGAGGCCTGGGACGAGCAGGTGTCGCGACGCGAGCGCTTCTTCACCAGGCAGCTGCAGCAGCGCGGCGCGACTCTGGCAG AAACGTACAGGAACTGA
- the si:dkey-28a3.2 gene encoding uncharacterized protein si:dkey-28a3.2 isoform X2 translates to MPTVKSEGGSAFQLDDATPASSASSALLAKTTRTVGTMTNGGRTRVFTRIKAERSSATGNALAPESEEEQVARRREQWRLKKRAQRAKVAARLAKTREKVTPVITASAQFLLRDANRRGGQTPRQTSHKSAQMARESTRRTPNFVPPSDVSRCRTPRQRLLEAQRHLKVKSLSTPLAFNIRSVPPMDTRDTPEQIIAKQREYWRVKKREQRAKMSMEAKARLKEKDSLMRRVRRYQHILEEMRRARASGGGPETLGGGFIEEDGTVSAGAPRMRSLNGSTGKDGLGVSGSKVPIRAPTRSTKTEPVQPFSHLTLTRPQGPRKSTFPEVATWAGRAGCVMKMLVSDKALTKEDRVAKKREYWRVMKRQQRAARAAQLRQGFAESRLAAPARRSKDLRPAAAYRAPLLNRSEPTNAIKREPDLNPAPEQPICPDLKPLAPKPEPDPAPAADCQTTTLLAVASMKKLLEESLSTVSDAKCQEPDVGTKVKEEPDGTEVAHVARARESDAAPRRRPGAASSLQKKREYWKLMKRQQRARLKERRGEGGGGGDAGGGGRLHLRGNQTPTLAVRSINVAKTPLKLLPKPSLSSGSSIRPVRAPSGINECVDLDPDLPTLKPPDNPLSSINLHPIEPPARPVRSAPLKRFWASPAPLNATGPPKRRPGESEEDFLKRKREYWRIKKKEQRARKAVGEKAIAPRRGSCMPPVQNRHVQDLCQRAMCDPLSEASEHLISNSADSGAYSHYAAPLQGDVLQT, encoded by the exons ATGCCGACGGTCAAAAGCGAAGGTGGCTCGGCGTTCCAGTTGGATGACGCCACCCCGGCCAGTTCCGCTTCTTCAGCGCTCCTTGCTAAAACCACCCGGACTGTCGGGACGATGACCAACGGCGGCCGGACGCGAGTCTTCACGCGGATCAAGGCCGAGCGCTCGTCGGCAACCGGGAACGCCCTCGCGCCCGAGTCCGAGGAAGAGCAAGTGGCCCGTCGCCGGGAGCAATGGAGGCTCAAAAAGCGAGCGCAGCGGGCCAAGGTGGCGGCGAGGCTCGCCAAAACCAGAGAGAAAGTCACACCGGTGATAACCGCGTCTGCCCAATTTCTCCTTCGTGACGCCAACCGGCGAGGTGGCCAAACACCAAGGCAGACTTCGCACAAATCCGCACAAATGGCGAGAGAATCGACAAGACGGACTCCGAATTTTGTTCCTCCGTCCGACGTCTCTCGATGCAGAACGCCTCGGCAGAGACTTTTGGAAGCTCAAAGACATCTAAAAGTCAAATCCCTGTCCACGCCCTTGGCGTTTAATATCAGAAGCGTTCCCCCGATGGACACCAGGGACACTCCGGAGCAGATCATAGCCAAACAGAGGGAGTACTGGCGGGTTAAAAAGCGGGAGCAGCGGGCCAAGATGTCGATGGAGGCGAAGGCCCGGCTCAAGGAGAAGGACTCCCTGATGCGCCGAGTCCGACGCTACCAGCACATCCTGGAGGAGATGAGGAGGGCCAGGGCGTCGGGGGGCGGCCCGGAGACCCTCGGGGGCGGCTTCATCGAAGAGGACGGGACGGTGTCTGCCGGCGCTCCCCGGATGCGTTCCTTGAATGGCAGCACGGGGAAAGATGGGCTCGGGGTTTCTGGTAGCAAAGTCCCCATACGAGCGCCCACCCGAAGCACAAAGACCGAACCCGTCCAACCTTTTAGTCACCTCACCCTCACTCGTCCTCAGGGCCCACGCAAGTCCACTTTTCCCGAAGTAGCCACCTGGGCCGGCCGGGCCGGCTGCGTCATGAAAATGCTCGTTTCGGATAAAGCGTTGACCAAGGAAGACCGCGTGGCCAAGAAGCGCGAGTACTGGAGAGTGATGAAGCGGCAACAGCGGGCAGCGCGTGCGGCCCAGCTGAGGCAAGGGTTCGCCGAGTCCAGACTCGCCGCGCCGGCCAGAAGGAGCAAAGACTTGAGACCGGCTGCGGCGTACCGAGCGCCTCTCCTGAACCGGAGCGAGCCGACTAACGCCATCAAACGGGAGCCTGACCTAAACCCCGCCCCTGAGCAGCCCATCTGTCCAGACCTCAAACCTCTGGCGCCCAAGCCCGAACCCGACCCGGCTCCGGCCGCGGATTGCCAGACGACCACTCTGCTGGCCGTGGCCTCCATGAAGAAGCTCCTTGAGGAGTCTCTGAGCACGGTGAGCGACGCCAAATGCCAAGAGCCCGACGTCGGAACGAAGGTAAAAGAGGAGCCCGACGGAACGGAGGTGGCCCACGTCGCCCGTGCTCGAGAATCCGACGCGGCCCCGCGGCGACGCCCCGGCGCAGCGAGCAGCCTGCAAAAGAAGCGGGAGTACTGGAAGCTGATGAAGAGGCAGCAGAGGGCCCGGCTGAAGGAGAGGCGCGGcgagggcggcggcggcggcgatgCTGGTGGCGGTGGGCGTCTTCATCTGAGGGGCAACCAG ACTCCGACTCTCGCCGTGCGCTCGATAAATGTTGCGAAGACGCCACTGAAGCTCCTTCCTAAGCCTTCCTTGTCTTCGGGGAGCAGCATTCGCCCCGTCCGCGCGCCTTCGGGTATTAATGAATGCGTGGACTTGGACCCGGACCTCCCTACTCTGAAACCCCCTGACAACCCGCTTTCCAGCATAAACCTGCACCCCATCGAACCCCCCGCTCGACCTGTGCGCTCCGCTCCCTTGAAACGGTTCTGGGCGTCCCCGGCGCCGCTCAACGCCACGGGGCCTCCCAAGCGCCGCCCCGGGGAGTCTGAGGAGGACtttctgaaaaggaagcgcGAGTACTGGAGGATCAAAAAGAAGGAGCAGAGAGCCAGGAAGGCTGTGGGCGAGAAGGCGATCGCCCCGAGGAGAGGGTCCTGCATGCCGCCCGTTCAGAACCGGCACGTTCAG GATCTTTGTCAGCGGGCGATGTGCGACCCTTTGAGTGAGGCGTCAGAACATCTCATCAG CAATTCAGCGGACAGCGGGGCCTACTCTCACTACGCAGCACCACTACAAGGTGACGTATTGCAGACGTAA